A genomic segment from Pseudosulfitobacter sp. DSM 107133 encodes:
- a CDS encoding chemotaxis protein CheA, with product MSAPDPMAEIKASFFIECEELLESLQDGLETMSEETGDLETINIVFRAVHSIKGGAGAFGLEGLVRFAHRYETVLDGVRSNTLVADSEAIKLFFRAADHLSDLVRESRDEGVLPEAEGAAILAELDALLGDAGVEEVAEAEIDFQPMGLSLDLGLPEIPAIEPKQFVIHFAPDAELYETGNEPFMILRALAELGPCEVTCVSTQVPQLAEFAPEAGYLSWNIVLSANVQEAEIKSVFEFVEGLCVLTIDAPTKGEAETENPVFDAIDPVPERASLPDPAPAQTVIVDPEPLLPEVSKEPDVSAPTKTKTPPQTPAKSVVRVDLDRIERLVNLVGELVINQAMLSQSLESAGLSPHSDAMNGLEEFQRLTRDIQDSVMMIRAQPVKSLFQRMSRIIRECSAAVRKDVRLVTEGDTTEVDKTVIERLADPLTHMIRNAVDHGLESTEERRAAGKPDQGIVKLTAAHRSGRVIIEVSDDGGGINRPRVQQIATEKGLIAPDASLSDVEIDNLLFLPGFSTAKEVSDLSGRGVGMDVVRNAIQSLGGRITITSTPGEGTTFSISLPLTLAVLDGMVVQVAGETMVLPLNLVIETLTIDNENLEQTRPGLNVVRVRGEFVSLFDLGVELGYRSAQESYLDAVVLLIVTAPLAPPA from the coding sequence ATGTCCGCACCCGACCCTATGGCTGAAATCAAAGCCTCGTTCTTTATCGAATGCGAAGAGTTGCTGGAGTCTTTGCAAGACGGCCTTGAAACCATGTCCGAAGAGACAGGCGATCTTGAAACCATCAATATCGTCTTTCGCGCGGTCCATTCGATAAAAGGGGGGGCCGGCGCCTTTGGGCTGGAAGGGCTGGTGCGCTTTGCCCACCGTTATGAAACCGTGCTGGACGGGGTGCGCAGCAATACATTGGTGGCGGATAGCGAGGCGATCAAGCTGTTCTTTCGCGCCGCCGATCACCTGTCGGACCTGGTACGGGAATCACGAGATGAGGGTGTGCTGCCCGAGGCCGAAGGGGCTGCGATTTTGGCCGAACTGGACGCGCTGTTGGGCGATGCCGGAGTTGAAGAGGTCGCCGAGGCGGAGATTGATTTTCAACCCATGGGCCTCTCGCTGGATCTTGGCTTGCCGGAAATTCCCGCCATCGAACCCAAACAATTCGTCATCCATTTCGCCCCCGATGCCGAATTGTATGAGACAGGCAACGAACCTTTCATGATCCTGCGCGCGCTGGCAGAGCTTGGTCCCTGCGAAGTGACATGTGTCAGCACACAGGTGCCCCAACTGGCCGAGTTTGCGCCCGAAGCCGGTTATCTGTCTTGGAACATCGTACTGAGCGCAAATGTGCAAGAGGCTGAAATCAAATCTGTTTTCGAATTTGTCGAAGGTCTGTGTGTTCTTACCATCGACGCGCCAACGAAGGGGGAAGCTGAAACTGAAAATCCAGTATTCGATGCAATAGATCCTGTTCCCGAGCGCGCCTCCCTGCCCGATCCGGCCCCCGCACAGACCGTGATTGTTGATCCAGAGCCGTTGCTGCCAGAGGTGTCCAAGGAGCCAGACGTCTCCGCACCGACGAAAACCAAAACCCCACCTCAGACGCCTGCAAAATCGGTTGTACGCGTTGATCTGGACCGGATTGAGCGCTTGGTGAATCTGGTGGGCGAACTGGTGATCAATCAGGCCATGCTCTCACAAAGTCTTGAATCTGCAGGATTGTCACCCCATTCCGACGCAATGAACGGTCTTGAAGAGTTCCAGCGTTTGACCCGCGATATTCAAGACAGCGTGATGATGATCCGCGCCCAGCCGGTCAAATCCCTTTTCCAACGTATGTCGCGTATCATCCGCGAATGTTCCGCTGCTGTGCGCAAGGATGTGCGTCTCGTGACCGAGGGTGACACCACCGAAGTTGACAAAACGGTTATCGAACGTCTGGCCGATCCGCTGACGCACATGATCCGCAACGCTGTCGATCATGGTCTGGAAAGTACGGAAGAGCGCCGCGCAGCGGGCAAACCGGATCAGGGTATTGTAAAGTTGACAGCCGCACACCGGTCCGGTCGTGTGATCATCGAAGTTTCGGATGACGGCGGTGGCATTAACCGGCCGAGGGTCCAGCAGATTGCCACCGAAAAGGGGTTGATTGCCCCAGACGCGTCGCTTTCGGATGTCGAGATTGACAACCTCTTGTTCCTGCCCGGTTTTTCGACAGCCAAAGAAGTGTCCGATCTTTCGGGGCGCGGCGTCGGTATGGATGTGGTGCGCAATGCCATCCAATCTCTGGGTGGGCGGATCACCATTACGTCAACCCCGGGCGAGGGCACGACGTTTTCGATCTCGTTGCCGCTGACATTGGCGGTACTGGACGGAATGGTTGTGCAGGTGGCCGGCGAAACCATGGTGTTGCCGCTGAATCTGGTCATCGAGACATTGACGATCGACAATGAGAATCTGGAACAAACCCGCCCGGGCCTCAATGTAGTGCGCGTACGCGGCGAATTTGTCTCGCTTTTCGATCTGGGTGTCGAGCTGGGATATCGGTCTGCTCAGGAAAGCTATCTTGATGCCGTCGTTCTGTTGATCGTAACCGCGCCATTGGCACCGCCTGCCTGA
- a CDS encoding response regulator codes for MTLKILAVDDSRTMRDMIRLALEPAGFTVTTADDGVHGVEVLNGIAPDAIITDINMPRMDGFGFIDAVRGQDKHRATPILVLTTEAAPELKARARTAGATGWIVKPFDPAKLIKALQMVAG; via the coding sequence ATGACCCTGAAAATTCTTGCTGTAGATGACAGCCGTACAATGCGCGATATGATCCGGCTGGCGCTGGAACCTGCGGGATTTACCGTGACCACAGCCGACGACGGAGTGCACGGCGTCGAAGTGCTAAACGGCATCGCACCGGATGCGATCATCACCGACATCAACATGCCCCGCATGGACGGTTTCGGTTTTATTGATGCGGTGCGTGGTCAGGACAAACACCGCGCCACGCCCATTCTGGTGCTGACCACCGAAGCCGCACCCGAGCTAAAGGCGCGTGCCCGCACCGCCGGTGCAACGGGCTGGATCGTCAAACCGTTTGATCCCGCAAAACTGATCAAAGCACTGCAAATGGTTGCAGGATAG
- a CDS encoding STAS domain-containing protein, producing MADPIVLPPRLDLSSVPDVLSALKSAPDTEPLVLDAGNVIHFGALGLQMVIALTKSMGDRVQLTNVTDKGLEQLHWMGMTPEKITEAAQ from the coding sequence ATGGCTGATCCCATCGTGCTGCCACCGCGGCTGGATCTGTCCAGTGTGCCTGATGTTCTATCCGCGTTGAAATCGGCACCGGACACCGAGCCGTTGGTGTTGGATGCTGGCAACGTCATACATTTCGGCGCATTGGGCCTGCAAATGGTCATCGCCTTGACCAAGTCGATGGGGGATCGCGTTCAGTTGACCAACGTCACGGACAAGGGGCTGGAACAATTGCACTGGATGGGCATGACCCCCGAAAAAATCACCGAGGCCGCGCAATGA
- a CDS encoding methyltetrahydrofolate cobalamin methyltransferase, whose protein sequence is MTRTIVESKTKTAIIGFDQPFCVIGERINPTGRKILAEELERDDFSRVEADALAQVAAGANILDVNSGAVFSNKMAEDPRYADNNFVEPMLMKALVERVQAIVDVPLCIDSSVPGALENGLAAAEGRPLLNSVTGEEERLELVLPLVKKYNVPVVAISNDDTGISEDPDVRFEVAKKIVQRAADFGIPAHDIVVDPLVMPIGAMATAGLQVFTLVRRLRDELGVNTTCGASNISFGLPNRHGINNAFLPMAMAAGMTSAIMNPVGLPIGASKIAEKRAEAAAAGIIVPDEMDDETFVQMFGLGSTLPRAGKEMEAIRAANFLTDNDPHGTDWIRFNKVAPKAGQEGRGRDGRSGGRRRRG, encoded by the coding sequence ATGACACGCACTATTGTTGAATCCAAAACCAAAACCGCGATCATCGGCTTTGACCAACCGTTCTGCGTGATCGGGGAACGTATCAACCCCACGGGCCGCAAGATCCTGGCCGAGGAGCTGGAGCGCGACGATTTCAGCCGTGTCGAAGCCGACGCGCTGGCGCAGGTTGCGGCAGGTGCGAACATTCTGGACGTGAACTCGGGTGCTGTGTTTTCCAACAAGATGGCCGAAGACCCCCGCTATGCGGACAACAACTTTGTCGAGCCGATGCTGATGAAGGCCCTGGTCGAGCGGGTTCAGGCGATTGTCGATGTGCCCCTGTGTATTGACAGCTCGGTGCCCGGTGCGTTGGAAAACGGTCTGGCCGCTGCCGAAGGCCGCCCGCTGCTGAACTCGGTCACCGGCGAGGAAGAGCGTCTGGAACTGGTTCTGCCGCTGGTCAAGAAATACAACGTGCCTGTTGTGGCAATCTCGAACGATGACACCGGCATTTCCGAAGACCCCGATGTGCGGTTCGAAGTGGCCAAGAAAATCGTTCAGCGGGCCGCCGATTTCGGCATTCCGGCGCATGACATCGTTGTCGACCCGCTGGTGATGCCGATTGGCGCGATGGCGACAGCGGGCTTGCAGGTCTTTACCCTTGTGCGCCGTCTGCGCGACGAATTGGGCGTGAACACCACTTGCGGTGCGTCCAACATCAGCTTTGGCCTGCCCAACCGTCACGGTATCAACAATGCCTTTCTGCCGATGGCAATGGCGGCCGGCATGACCAGCGCCATCATGAACCCTGTCGGCCTGCCGATTGGCGCGTCGAAAATTGCCGAGAAGCGTGCCGAAGCCGCCGCAGCCGGGATCATTGTACCCGACGAGATGGACGACGAGACTTTCGTTCAGATGTTCGGTCTGGGATCGACCCTGCCGCGTGCGGGCAAGGAAATGGAAGCCATTCGCGCCGCCAACTTCCTGACCGACAATGACCCCCATGGCACGGACTGGATCCGCTTTAACAAAGTGGCCCCCAAGGCAGGCCAGGAAGGCCGTGGCCGCGATGGCCGTTCGGGTGGGCGTCGCCGGCGCGGTTAA
- a CDS encoding methylenetetrahydrofolate reductase, translating to MALLSFKKSPVGPVAGCISPEVEAFMQGYSIEVMPRTAEKVEDFRALLPAGTRVYIAHIEGTPIEDMVATAKRLNADGFPVMPHFPARIIHNRTMLEDWIARYQGEADVKQALLLAGGVATPHGDFDSSMQLMETGAFDKAGFERLHVAGHPEGNKDIDPDGRGVNVADALRWKQDFSNRTDAKMALATQFAFEAQPIIDWADGIKAAGIDLPVHIGIAGPAKLQTMIKFAVACGVGASLRVLQRRAKDVTKLLLPFEPTDVISQLAAHKAANPDFNVTNVHFFPLGGIKTNAHWAIENGGAAAQPANS from the coding sequence ATGGCACTTCTCAGTTTCAAGAAATCTCCCGTAGGTCCTGTTGCGGGCTGCATCTCGCCCGAAGTCGAAGCCTTTATGCAAGGCTATTCGATTGAGGTGATGCCACGCACCGCCGAAAAGGTTGAAGATTTCCGCGCCCTGCTGCCCGCAGGGACCCGCGTTTATATTGCCCACATCGAAGGCACCCCGATCGAAGACATGGTGGCCACCGCCAAACGTCTGAATGCCGACGGCTTTCCGGTCATGCCCCATTTTCCCGCGCGTATCATCCACAACCGCACCATGCTGGAAGACTGGATTGCCCGCTATCAGGGTGAGGCAGACGTGAAACAGGCGCTGCTGCTGGCCGGTGGTGTGGCCACGCCGCACGGGGATTTCGACAGCTCGATGCAGCTGATGGAAACCGGTGCGTTCGACAAGGCGGGTTTCGAGCGCCTGCACGTTGCCGGCCACCCCGAGGGCAACAAGGACATCGACCCCGATGGCCGTGGTGTCAACGTCGCCGATGCGCTGCGCTGGAAACAGGATTTCTCGAACCGGACCGACGCCAAGATGGCGCTGGCCACCCAGTTCGCCTTTGAAGCGCAGCCGATCATCGATTGGGCCGACGGCATCAAGGCCGCAGGCATCGACTTGCCGGTTCACATCGGAATCGCGGGCCCTGCGAAATTGCAGACCATGATCAAATTTGCGGTTGCTTGTGGTGTTGGTGCGTCTTTGCGTGTGCTACAGCGTCGGGCCAAGGACGTGACCAAGCTGTTGCTGCCTTTCGAACCAACCGACGTGATTTCGCAACTGGCCGCGCACAAGGCAGCCAACCCCGACTTTAACGTCACCAACGTACATTTCTTCCCACTGGGCGGTATCAAGACCAACGCGCATTGGGCCATCGAAAACGGCGGCGCAGCTGCCCAACCGGCCAATTCCTGA
- a CDS encoding virulence factor, whose product MPDVTIVYWRDIPAQVIVGKGRRGSKRQLPERFEQAIDRAAMKVNAKDADAYLAEWRKAPTYEMDGDPDQIAEAEATRLDTEYDTARIKALIDNEGWA is encoded by the coding sequence ATGCCTGATGTGACAATCGTATACTGGCGGGATATACCGGCGCAGGTAATCGTGGGCAAAGGCCGTCGCGGTTCCAAACGCCAGTTGCCGGAACGGTTCGAACAGGCCATCGACCGTGCAGCGATGAAGGTGAATGCCAAGGACGCCGACGCCTATCTGGCCGAATGGCGCAAGGCCCCTACCTACGAGATGGACGGCGACCCCGACCAGATCGCCGAAGCCGAGGCCACCCGGCTCGACACCGAATACGACACCGCGCGGATCAAGGCGCTGATCGACAACGAAGGCTGGGCCTGA